The Terriglobus roseus sequence AGCGATGAGGATGCGCGGCGCTGGCGCAGCATCGGCGCGCCCGCAGAGCGTGTGCTGTCTACCGGCAATCTCAAGTACGACATCCGTGCGGCCAACGAGACACCACTGACTGTCCTCGTCAGAAAGCATCTGCCCGCAGACGCGAGGGTGCTGGTTTGCGGCAGCACGCATGACGGTGAAGAGTCGTTGCTGCTCGATTGCTGGAAGTCCCTCTCGCAGAATCGAGTGATGATCCTTGCACCGCGCCATCCCGAGCGCACCGCCGCCGTCGAGCATCTGGCACGTGAGCGCGGACTTACGGCGACACCCCTAAGCCAATGGCGGCTTGCTGCTGCGACGACCGCGCCGGGCGCCGTCTTATTGGTCGATACCGTTGGCGAACTCTCGTCGCTCTACGCTCTCGCGACAATCGCCTTCGTCGGCGGGTCGCTCATCCCGCACGGTGGACAGAATCCCCTGGAGCCCGCGAGCTTTGGTGTGCCTGTTGTGATGGGACCGAGCTATGCGAACTTTCGCGGCATGGTCGATGCAATGGTGCAGGCGCACGCAATTCGCATGGTCGCGCGGGAAGACCTCTGCGTGTCGCTGGAGCAACTGCTGACGACGCACGATGAGGAGCTCGGAGAGCGCGGGCGTCTCTTCGCCGCATCCATGACCGGAGCAACGGATCGCACCGTCGCTGCGCTGGTTCAGTTGCTCGAGCGGGGCGCAAGATGAAGCGTCCCATACTGCTGCCATTGGTTCCGCTCTACGCAGCCGGTGTCGCCTGGAAGTCAAGCGCCTTCGACCGGCATCCGGACCGTGCGCAGCGACTGCAGCAGCCGGTCATCAGCGTAGGCAGTCTTTCCGCTGGCGGAGCCGGGAAGACACCCTTCGTCATTGCACTCGGCGAGGCCCTGCGCCGCGCCGGTCATGGTATCGACGTCCTGTCGCGCGGCTACGGCCGCACGTCGGACGAGGTCCTGCGTGTGAATCCACTGGGCAGCGCGGCCGACTTTGGCGATGAGCCCTTGCTGATCGCCCAACGGCTCGGCTGCCCCGTCTATGTCGCACGCAAACGCTTCGATGCCGGCCGATGGGCGGAGCGCGATCGACACCATCTTCGCGAGGACAAGACCCTCTCGCTGCACCTGCTCGATGACGGCTTTCAGCATCGGCAACTCGCACGCGCGGTCGACATCGTGCTCTTCACCGCGGACGATGCGCGCGACACGCTGCTGCCCGCAGGTGATCTGCGCGAGCCGTTGCGTGCGCTTCGCCGTGCGTCGATCATCGCTCTGCGCGCAGATGAGGCGGATGCATTGCGGCCGTTGCTGGATCGCTTCAACAAGGGAAAAGCAGTGCCGCCAATCTGGATCGCAGATCGGGCATTCGCCTTGGTTGAGGGGCAACCAGCGAGCAAGCCTTTGGCCTTCTGTGGCATCGCTCGCCCCGATGGCTTTCGTGCTTCGCTCACGAGCAAGCATGTCTCGCCCGCAGACTTTGTTGCACTGCGCGACCATCAGGCCTATGACGCGCCGACGATTCAAAGGCTCATCGCACGTGCGAAGGCATGCCATGCCAACGGCTTCGTAACGACAGCCAAGGATGCGGTGAAGCTCACGCCGCCCTTGCGTCGCTTGCTGGAGGATGTGGGGCCGCTGTCTGTCGGCGATGTGCGAGTCACGTTGCGGGATGAAACCCGGTGCGTCGCCGATCTGATCGCGCAGGTGCAGACATGGTGGTCGAAGTTATGAGCGAGCCTATGCGCATCCTGATCGTCCGCGTTGGTGCGATGGGCGATGTACTGCATGCCATGCCTGCTGTTGCTGCATTGCGCAAAGCAGTGCCCGATGCGGAGATTGGCTGGGCGATTGAGCCGAAGTGGTCACCGCTATTACGCGCAGGGGAGGATGCTCTGCCATCCTCCCCCGCGATGCCGCTGGTGGACCGTGTGCATCTTGTGGCGACGAAGGAGTGGTCGAAGAAGCCGTTCTCATTGGCCACGCTGCGCAGTGTGCTCGCGCTGCGCCGGGAACTGCGTGCGCGGCACTACGACATCGCCATCGATCTGCAGGGCTCCATCCGCTCGTCGGTGATTGCACGCATGAGTGGTGCGCGCCGCGTCGTAGGCAGTGCCACCACACGCGAGTCGCAGGCACGCTGGCTCTACAGCCAGAGCGTGGGCCTGCAACGCGCCCATGTGGTGGAGCAGGCAGCGGAGATCGTCTCTGCCGTACTGGAATCGCCGGTCAAATCTGCCATCGCGCCGCTACCCATCGATCCGGCAGCAGAGCAGTGGTGCCACGATCTCCTGCGAGATCGCCCTCACGGCCCCTTGGTGGTGTTAGCTCCTACCGCCGGATGGGGTGCCAAGGAGTGGCCCGCCGAGCGATACCGTGCTGTCGCGCAGGCGCTCGCCGCGCGGGGATGCACGGTGCTTGTGAACGCGTCGCCCGTTGGTATCGATGCCGTGGCGGATCTCGTCGTTGCGGGCAGCAATGGCGCAGCATCGGCGGTGGCCTGCACGCTGCCGCAACTCACGTCGCTGCTTCGCCACACATCGGTACTCATCGCAGGTGACTCCGGCCCGCTGCATCTCGCGGCCGCGCTGCGCGTGCCCGTCGTCAGCATCTTCGGACCGACCGACCCAGTGCGGACCGGGCCATGGGGATCGCCCTCGCGTGTCCTG is a genomic window containing:
- the waaC gene encoding lipopolysaccharide heptosyltransferase I, whose amino-acid sequence is MSEPMRILIVRVGAMGDVLHAMPAVAALRKAVPDAEIGWAIEPKWSPLLRAGEDALPSSPAMPLVDRVHLVATKEWSKKPFSLATLRSVLALRRELRARHYDIAIDLQGSIRSSVIARMSGARRVVGSATTRESQARWLYSQSVGLQRAHVVEQAAEIVSAVLESPVKSAIAPLPIDPAAEQWCHDLLRDRPHGPLVVLAPTAGWGAKEWPAERYRAVAQALAARGCTVLVNASPVGIDAVADLVVAGSNGAASAVACTLPQLTSLLRHTSVLIAGDSGPLHLAAALRVPVVSIFGPTDPVRTGPWGSPSRVLRHATSITDHRRHREPEAGLLQIGVEQVVSAAESLLLLARG
- a CDS encoding 3-deoxy-D-manno-octulosonic acid transferase — its product is MMMLYSLAVTVALVLSAPVWGWRMLRQGRYRQGLQQRLGDVPLRLRDFVRDRPVLWLHAVSVGETLAATRLIAELEAALPGYAVVISTTTPTGQQVARERFGVDRVFFYPLDLAFAVRPYLRALQPKLVILMESELWPRMLVECERAGVPVAVVNARVSDRSLPRYMRLRVLWKPLLGKLSLLLAQSDEDARRWRSIGAPAERVLSTGNLKYDIRAANETPLTVLVRKHLPADARVLVCGSTHDGEESLLLDCWKSLSQNRVMILAPRHPERTAAVEHLARERGLTATPLSQWRLAAATTAPGAVLLVDTVGELSSLYALATIAFVGGSLIPHGGQNPLEPASFGVPVVMGPSYANFRGMVDAMVQAHAIRMVAREDLCVSLEQLLTTHDEELGERGRLFAASMTGATDRTVAALVQLLERGAR
- the lpxK gene encoding tetraacyldisaccharide 4'-kinase encodes the protein MKRPILLPLVPLYAAGVAWKSSAFDRHPDRAQRLQQPVISVGSLSAGGAGKTPFVIALGEALRRAGHGIDVLSRGYGRTSDEVLRVNPLGSAADFGDEPLLIAQRLGCPVYVARKRFDAGRWAERDRHHLREDKTLSLHLLDDGFQHRQLARAVDIVLFTADDARDTLLPAGDLREPLRALRRASIIALRADEADALRPLLDRFNKGKAVPPIWIADRAFALVEGQPASKPLAFCGIARPDGFRASLTSKHVSPADFVALRDHQAYDAPTIQRLIARAKACHANGFVTTAKDAVKLTPPLRRLLEDVGPLSVGDVRVTLRDETRCVADLIAQVQTWWSKL